GGCGTTTTTCGGTTTCATTCGTTGTTTTCCGTAAGACTTCGTCAACCCTTTTCCCACCTTCCGCCCATCTAGacggttgtggctagaagggatagaACTAAAGCCAAATCTTGTGAAATCTCGCGGAATGAGGGTTGCTTTCATACTAATCCTACCCCAAACCCAGCCTTAAACCCCAAATTTCACGGGATTTAGGCCGTATCTGTATCCTATCTACCCAGAACTGctgtttttcatcctaatcctacccccaaatttaaccctaaacccaacatctcgcgagatttgtaCGTAGCTGCATCCCCTCTAGCCAGAACCCATCTAGACACTCCGGGCTTTATGTCTGGTCGCTGTGGACGTGAACTGCCATGCGCGGTCGCCATGTTATCGCGCTCTCCTCCCCCTTTCGGGGGACTCGTCACAGGCAGATAGCACTAGCACAGGCTACATTACAAGGAGGCAGCTGGTGAATAGGATCAGACTGAGAGAGATTCGTACCGCTAACGCTGGACTAAAACAAAAGAAAGCACGGAATGGACTAAAGCAGGACGGCGCTGagtcgctcggtttctctctgCCATCTGTCACCGACTGACGGACTTCGTTTCGTGTGATTTCGCGCTTCGACCACCGTGATACAACAATTCAAAATGCGCCTGGGCTGGCAGTTTGAACTGTGATGGGGAGACACTGTGTCGTTGTAACGTTGGATATCGATCAGCTTGTTTATCTTGCGTCGATTTCTACACATTTCAACTTGATGGATCTAGTGTGTCGAATTGTTTTGTGAGGAAATACGTTTAAAAACAAAAGCCGAAGCGCATCGGTGTCGGCTAGTTTGCTAGCGACTGTTAACTAGCATTGCTGTTAGCCTACTCCTCATGGTGGACATTTAAATACACCTCAAGTGAATTTATCGTCGCCGTTATAGTAAAGTGTTGGGTTTTATGAGGAAATTACTTGAACAGTTTCAAGTTTCTTCTGATAAAGAGCTTGTCAACACGGCTGTTCTCTTGGGCTGTATTTATAACTCTGTCAGAGACTATACTGTAAAAATGAATCACCACGACCGGTCCGGTGACTCCGCCAGCGCCCGTAAAATGGTTTACCCGTTGAACTTACCCAGACGGGAGAGCAACAGCACGGTGGGTGGCTCCTCTTCTTTGACAACTTCTGGAAGTATCAGCCTTAACAGCAACAACATAATGCTGGGGGACGATTATTCACAACCTGTGATGGTTCAGTCTCAACCACCGGCCACATCCTCACATGGGCCTCAGAACCCTCCGCAGAGCCTGAATATTCCCATGCAATCAACCATGTTACCCCAAACTGCTGTGGCACAGATGAAAAAGAAAAGTGGCTTTCAAATCACCAGCGTTACCCCGGCTCAGACATCTGTCAGCACCAACAACAGCATTACTGAAGACACAGAGAGTTGTGATGACTTGGATGAATCCCACACGGAAGATCTATCCTCCTCTGAGATCTTGGACGTGTCCCTTTCACGAGCTAACAATGCCGGGGGACCGGCAAGGAGCTCCTCTGAGGAAACACTAAATAACTTCCATGAGGCGGAGACCCCAGGGGTTGTGTCGCCCAACCAACCACCTATCCTTACCCAGGCACACCCACATAGCGTTATGGTTAACGGAACCGTTCACCAACATCACCATAATCACGCACAACATCCTGCTACATCTGGAAAAGCCCATCCTACTGTCGTGGGAGCTGGTGGGCCACAGGTCGGAATACCAATACCAGTGACATCTGCTGTGACCTCAAGTTCTGGAGCTTTGGGCCAGAAAATGCCTTCAAATGTGGTGGGAATTATGGAAAATGCCTCTGTCGGCACTACCAGTGTCATCTGTCAGCCTTTGGCTACTGTTGCCTCAGGATCTGGAGTGATTTCTGTGGCTTCAGGTGCCACTGTTAGCACTGGTAATGCTCAAACAAGTAATGTTTGTATGTTGAATTCTGCCGGTGTGCCTGCTTTGGGTGGCAAAAGTTCCACTGGAAGCAGTGTAAATTACGCCACTGGATTAAATAGTATTAGTAACCAAAATGTGAACTTGACACAGATTCAGAGTGGAATTATTGGTGTGGGCATCACCATGGCAACCACAGGTACCACTGTTTCTAGTGTTGCTGCAACAGGCGGTGGGCAGGTGGGGCCAGCTGTCATGGGTCAGCATGCGGCGCCTGTCCCCTCTGTCCCTGTGCTGAATGCCCCGCCTCAGGCCCAAGTGCCTACCCCTGCCTCCACCAGCTCACGTTTCAGAGTGGTTAAGTTGGATTCAACCTCTGAGCCTTTCAAGAAGGGTAGATGGATGTGCACCGAGTATTACGACAAGGAGGGTTCGAATGCAGCATCCTCTGAACATGCCCCCATTACCCGAACAGTGGAAAGCATCCGCCAGCTTGTGCCTGAAA
The genomic region above belongs to Paramisgurnus dabryanus chromosome 15, PD_genome_1.1, whole genome shotgun sequence and contains:
- the tsc22d1 gene encoding TSC22 domain family protein 1 isoform X1, which translates into the protein MRKLLEQFQVSSDKELVNTAVLLGCIYNSVRDYTVKMNHHDRSGDSASARKMVYPLNLPRRESNSTVGGSSSLTTSGSISLNSNNIMLGDDYSQPVMVQSQPPATSSHGPQNPPQSLNIPMQSTMLPQTAVAQMKKKSGFQITSVTPAQTSVSTNNSITEDTESCDDLDESHTEDLSSSEILDVSLSRANNAGGPARSSSEETLNNFHEAETPGVVSPNQPPILTQAHPHSVMVNGTVHQHHHNHAQHPATSGKAHPTVVGAGGPQVGIPIPVTSAVTSSSGALGQKMPSNVVGIMENASVGTTSVICQPLATVASGSGVISVASGATVSTGNAQTSNVCMLNSAGVPALGGKSSTGSSVNYATGLNSISNQNVNLTQIQSGIIGVGITMATTGTTVSSVAATGGGQVGPAVMGQHAAPVPSVPVLNAPPQAQVPTPASTSSRFRVVKLDSTSEPFKKGRWMCTEYYDKEGSNAASSEHAPITRTVESIRQLVPESVVCQESGISVNSSASQSSGETGGPSAVQQTFQHPSAQKHEYSASNVPMSHMQPQDTMHGYIKTNVVTPMPASIQQQGQATIGGLQTTLGHSSTSVPLHMPKLTYAQAAQSSSAQTLPVVTQQQMGYPPAQQPAAPAQVTSAHVNPLGHGGSVQADFPHSKQIINTVAPGSHALPQLSASIPTVAASGNGQLITSQQPVQTPAAQPLPQGLLQPQQTTTPQLVQVPTGGVMPQLVQTGTGLIQQTQGQQLTPQPSMEQQLQLSSQGRGAQFIPSVTSGLPTQNVPPNIQSDPQSSVVQNSSKEAGTQPAGSALPFVMPLEDAQLLLLQHQALLAQTKPAGGEGGSQAAGSRGPDALSASASLLKSLPVDGEEDGSSGASVVAIDNKIEQAMDLVKSHLMYAVREEVEVLKEQIKELIERNSQLEQENNLLKNLASPEQLAQFQAQVQSGSPPTSTQGTQPQAPSAQLAGQNTGPSA